One Bacillales bacterium genomic region harbors:
- a CDS encoding HAD family hydrolase, protein MIRAVIFDFDGLILDTESQEWKSLQLLYKEYGAELTLDVWGPVVGTQAGFDAVDHLQELTGKAVDRELFRKRHRQQVLSAIEKENPLPGVQENLAVAKRLGLKIGLATSSSYDWVSSHLKRLGLFDDFECITTADDVEEVKPNPDVYLKTAACLGVAPQEALAFEDSANGSLAAKRAGMYCVVIPNPVTQTMTFCDEIDHRMKTMADMELSELIAYLEADRS, encoded by the coding sequence ATGATCCGAGCGGTGATATTTGACTTTGACGGGTTAATTCTCGATACAGAGTCTCAAGAATGGAAAAGTTTGCAGCTATTGTATAAAGAATACGGCGCGGAACTTACACTTGACGTTTGGGGTCCGGTCGTCGGTACACAAGCGGGTTTCGACGCCGTCGATCATTTACAGGAGCTAACGGGGAAAGCGGTTGACAGGGAACTTTTCCGCAAGCGCCACCGGCAGCAAGTATTGTCGGCCATCGAAAAAGAGAATCCGCTTCCCGGTGTACAAGAAAACTTGGCAGTGGCGAAAAGACTCGGATTGAAGATCGGTTTAGCGACAAGTTCCAGTTATGATTGGGTGAGCAGTCATTTGAAGCGTCTCGGTCTCTTCGATGATTTTGAATGTATCACGACCGCCGATGATGTGGAGGAGGTAAAACCGAATCCAGATGTTTATTTAAAAACGGCTGCTTGCCTTGGTGTTGCTCCTCAAGAAGCGCTTGCTTTCGAAGATTCAGCAAATGGTTCGCTGGCCGCAAAACGCGCAGGCATGTATTGCGTCGTTATTCCGAATCCGGTGACGCAAACGATGACGTTCTGCGATGAGATTGACCATCGGATGAAAACAATGGCGGACATGGAGTTGTCCGAGCTCATTGCTTATTTGGAAGCTGACCGCTCATGA
- a CDS encoding glycerol-3-phosphate responsive antiterminator, with the protein MDLGNQRILPAVRGMKQFENLVASKYTYLVLLDSHVGQLKSIVRHAKANGKRILLHADLVHGLKTDEYAAEFLCQEIKPAGLISTRTGMIQTAKKKGLLAIQRLFLLDSLALETSYKLLKKTKPDYLEVLPGVMPHIIREVKEVTGIPIFAGGLIRTKADVQSALDAGAEAVTTSRKELWREF; encoded by the coding sequence ATGGATCTGGGTAACCAACGAATTCTACCTGCAGTGCGAGGCATGAAGCAGTTCGAAAACTTGGTGGCGTCGAAATACACCTATCTCGTTCTGCTCGATTCTCATGTAGGGCAATTGAAGAGCATCGTCCGGCATGCGAAAGCGAACGGGAAACGAATCTTGTTGCATGCCGATCTTGTACACGGGCTGAAGACTGATGAATACGCTGCCGAGTTTCTTTGTCAGGAAATCAAACCGGCGGGTCTGATTTCGACGCGAACCGGAATGATCCAAACGGCTAAGAAAAAAGGATTGCTTGCGATTCAACGATTGTTTTTGCTTGATTCGCTTGCCCTTGAAACGAGTTATAAATTATTGAAAAAGACGAAGCCGGATTATCTCGAAGTGCTCCCGGGGGTGATGCCGCACATCATTCGCGAAGTGAAAGAAGTCACCGGCATTCCGATTTTCGCCGGCGGATTGATTCGCACGAAAGCGGATGTGCAATCCGCTTTGGATGCCGGTGCGGAGGCCGTGA